The following are encoded together in the Sphingomicrobium clamense genome:
- the trmD gene encoding tRNA (guanosine(37)-N1)-methyltransferase TrmD: MTFRASVLTLYPDMFPGPLGHSMAGRALEEGKWALDVTNIRDFATDKHKTVDDTPAGGGAGMVLRCDVVASALDAVSYGTRPVLAMTPRGKPLTQARVRELAAGPGAVILCGRFEGFDERLFEARNIEEVSIGDYILSGGEMAALVLLDACIRLQDGVMGAASSGEEESFEEGLLEYPHYTRPVEWEGRTIPEVLRSGDHAKIAEWRKSRAIDDTRARRPDLWEAHGEHPDQSPSAARRKKKRD, from the coding sequence ATGACGTTTCGCGCTTCCGTCCTGACGCTCTACCCCGACATGTTTCCGGGGCCGCTTGGCCATTCGATGGCGGGGCGGGCGCTGGAGGAGGGGAAGTGGGCGCTCGACGTCACCAATATTCGCGACTTTGCGACCGACAAGCATAAGACTGTGGACGACACACCTGCCGGTGGCGGCGCGGGCATGGTGCTGCGCTGCGATGTTGTCGCAAGTGCGCTCGATGCGGTGTCCTATGGGACGCGTCCGGTACTCGCCATGACGCCTCGTGGAAAGCCGCTGACGCAGGCCCGCGTGCGCGAGTTGGCGGCAGGGCCGGGAGCCGTTATCCTGTGCGGGCGGTTCGAAGGTTTCGACGAACGATTGTTCGAGGCGCGCAACATCGAGGAAGTGTCGATCGGCGACTATATTCTCTCGGGCGGAGAGATGGCCGCTTTGGTGCTGCTCGACGCTTGCATTCGCCTGCAGGACGGGGTAATGGGCGCGGCCTCCAGCGGAGAGGAGGAGAGCTTCGAAGAAGGGCTCCTGGAATATCCGCACTATACCCGACCGGTAGAATGGGAAGGGCGCACGATCCCCGAAGTGCTGCGATCTGGGGATCATGCGAAGATTGCCGAGTGGAGAAAGTCCAGGGCGATCGACGATACAAGGGCACGGCGGCCCGATCTATGGGAGGCTCATGGGGAGCATCCGGATCAGTCGCCCTCTGCTGCGCGGCGGAAAAAGAAGAGAGATTAG
- the rplS gene encoding 50S ribosomal protein L19: MNLIQTLEKELIDGLTAEKKVPEFRPGDTLRVGVRVVEGERTRIQNFEGVCIARSNKGAGSSFTVRKISFGEGVERVFPLYSPNVDSITVVRKGAVRRAKLYYLRGRTGKSARIAERKDNRPAKGAKADA, translated from the coding sequence ATGAACCTCATCCAGACGCTCGAAAAAGAGCTTATCGATGGCCTGACCGCCGAGAAAAAGGTCCCCGAATTCCGTCCCGGCGATACGCTGCGCGTTGGCGTGCGCGTCGTCGAAGGCGAACGTACCCGTATCCAGAATTTCGAAGGCGTCTGCATCGCCCGTTCGAACAAGGGTGCCGGTTCCAGCTTCACCGTGCGCAAGATCTCGTTCGGCGAAGGTGTCGAGCGTGTCTTCCCGCTTTACTCGCCCAACGTCGACAGCATCACTGTCGTGCGCAAGGGCGCCGTGCGTCGTGCCAAGCTCTACTATCTGCGTGGCCGCACCGGTAAATCGGCGCGTATCGCCGAGCGCAAGGACAACCGTCCCGCCAAGGGTGCCAAGGCCGACGCCTAA